The sequence below is a genomic window from Ipomoea triloba cultivar NCNSP0323 chromosome 2, ASM357664v1.
tatatttactccGTGCCCacaggtttttgttttttttttttataattttataatttcgtagaaatttggaggattttgtcaaataaccTTCCATTGGAATAGAGTAATACTATATATTTACCTCTCTAAAAAATTTCTCTTCAATTTTTCTCTCTTTAGTCACTACAATTTGCTTTGGTTCATGATCAAAACATAATCAACATAGGTCAATTAacattaatacaaaaattaaatcagAATTTTTGTaccaacaattattattattattattattattattattattattattattattattattattattattattattattattattattattattattattattactactactactattattattattagagttaatactcattttggtccctcaattattgagTAGCATTGCTTAATTTAGtctttaactttaaaaatttgtccCCTAACTTGTAAAATCGCACTCAATTAATTTGATCTTCCGTTACAAAATAAATCCAAATTCCATTAAATTGAAGGGCAAAATGGTCCATGCACTAATTTTTTTCATCCCAGTTTTCATCCCTTTGTCGTGTTTCACCCCCTTTCCCTCTAATTTGAAGAGCATGAACTTGAACtggtaaaaattttaaacaatttatgtgtcaaattaactcttattttagACCAAATGGTTAATTGAGCACTTGTGATTAGTATATGAGTTTATTTGACCCTTCTGCCAAAATAATTTCACCAGGCTACTTGATAGACGATAGACAGCATTTGGGAGAAGAGATCAAGGTTCAAACCTCAGTAGCGGCAGTATGCTCAAAGTGGGCAAATTTTAAATCAAGTGGACAAATTCCTTGTCGACATTTAGATCAAGTGGGCAAATTCCTTGTGAGACATTTAAAGTAGACATTTAGATCTTCGCTACGTTTTAAGAGAAGAACTGTACTATATTTGATTTGAGATGGATATTTCCAATCATTTTTTATGATTGAAATTCCAACTACTTTAGAtacaccattaatttttatcCAAAAGAGTTTAAAAGTAAATTCAAAATATTCGTCTACATTATTTTTGATAGTTGAAACAGTGAAATGAAGGAACCAGAGTCCAGAACATATAAAATAGGGTAATACTTGTgtgtcggatctttgattaatgggtcagattttgactcattaatcaaaattaagaCCGTCAGacaatctcacacaaatttttacttataaaatgagtataaactaattaaagccggcaataataatattatattgaacatatataaatacatagaGGTAAATCTTAGAGTAGCGCGCGATGAACGTGCCTTAGCTTTACGCAACACACATATGTGAAGTACGTACGTCTCTAGGCCGGCATGCATGCACATACACCctccaatttttatttataatattcttACTGACTATAGCCGTACCAATGcaaacaattaattaaagttaTTTATTATCTAGTAATCTGGGCAATGAAACTATCCATCTCCAGCCGAGAAATGCCACCTTCCATTACTGACTCCTTCACGGCTTTCCCCACTTGTGCCGCCTTATTCCTCAGCTCCTCTCCTTCCGGAGACGCCATCAATCTCCTTATGGCGTTTCGGATTGTGCTGGACCTTATTATTTCATCCCTCCGTTCCCAATCCCTTATGGGTATCCCGGTTTTAAGGACTTCTGTGATGAGAATGGCGTTCCTAGGCTGGTCATATTGGATAGGCCAGGTGGCTAGGGGGACTCCCCTGCACATACTTTCCATGCAGGAATTCCACCCGCAATGACTCAAGAACCCGCCTGTTGAAATGTGGTCTAATATCTCTAATTGGGGTACCCAGTCTCGAATAATAAGCCCTCGCCCTTTGACCCTCTCCTCGAACCCGGCCGGCAACtttattttggtgtttttgtacCCTTTGGTTAGGTCTTTCACCACCCAAATGAAGCTTTGGCTACTTTGTTCTAGGCCTTCCGCTAGCTCGTAGAGCTGGTGGTCGGAGAGAATTGTTTGAGTGCCAAATGAGACGAAAATCACGGACTTGGGAGGCTGTTTGTCTAGCCATTCTAGGCATTTGTGGCGTGATGAAGAACAATCATCGTTGCTCTTTTGTTTAGTTACCACTGGGTTGAACGGACCAATCCCCCAAACAGGCCCTTTTCTCGCTAGCTTATACACCATACCAAGCAGGTCTAGATACGGACCCTCTATGGCTCTACAAGAGTCATAAATATTGCCATTGCAGACCGCGTGGCTCTTGCGTTGATCCACGATGAACTTGAAGAACTCGGGCGAGAAACAGGTCGACGGGGTCGGAAGGAGGTCGGGGATCACGGCCCCGGCCGGGAGCACAAATCTCCCGACCAGCTTCCACAGAAACGACGGGATATGAAGCGCTTTCCGCAGGACCTCCCAGACGAGCGAGGCGTCATGGAAGGCCGACCCGACGTAGAAATTATAAATCTCGAGGTTCCGCACGGGACCCACCGCGTCCT
It includes:
- the LOC116010664 gene encoding zeatin O-glucosyltransferase-like; this translates as MNSARKYIYDTKTKVIVVVVPFVAQGHLNLLLHLSRLIASYNLPVYFVGLSVDIAAVKRRIEGWAPSEYPTLRFHDVPAPPTYLSNINPTAESQSYMDFVAAAMNAAAYLRRPTGDLLKELSSECERLVVVNDALMVNTVKDAVGPVRNLEIYNFYVGSAFHDASLVWEVLRKALHIPSFLWKLVGRFVLPAGAVIPDLLPTPSTCFSPEFFKFIVDQRKSHAVCNGNIYDSCRAIEGPYLDLLGMVYKLARKGPVWGIGPFNPVVTKQKSNDDCSSSRHKCLEWLDKQPPKSVIFVSFGTQTILSDHQLYELAEGLEQSSQSFIWVVKDLTKGYKNTKIKLPAGFEERVKGRGLIIRDWVPQLEILDHISTGGFLSHCGWNSCMESMCRGVPLATWPIQYDQPRNAILITEVLKTGIPIRDWERRDEIIRSSTIRNAIRRLMASPEGEELRNKAAQVGKAVKESVMEGGISRLEMDSFIAQITR